One window of Quercus robur chromosome 5, dhQueRobu3.1, whole genome shotgun sequence genomic DNA carries:
- the LOC126725328 gene encoding protein PELPK2-like produces the protein MASNKFFILAFFVVFNVLSSINLSLAVRNLLQTTTPSIPTVPVVPTLPKPTPLPPLPTLPLPTTQPSLPNLPTIPSIPQFNFPQIPKIPSLPTIPTTIPSFPFFSPPPSATSTTKP, from the coding sequence aTGGCATCTAACAAGTTTTTCATCTTGGCTTTCTTTGTGGTTTTCAACGTATTATCAAGCATCAATCTCAGCTTAGCAGTTCGCAATCTCTTACAAACCACTACACCCTCTATACCAACCGTGCCAGTGGTGCCTACTTTGCCTAAACCAACACCATTGCCACCTTTGCCTACACTACCATTGCCAACCACTCAGCCATCACTGCCCAACTTGCCCACCATCCCATCAATCCCACAGTTTAACTTTCCTCAAATTCCAAAGATTCCCTCACTCCCAACTATTCCAACTACAATTCCTTCCTTCCCATTCTTCTCACCACCACCATCTGCTACCAGTACTACTAAGCCTTGA